The DNA sequence GTTGCCGTTGGTGCCCGCGGGCGGCGGGGTGGTGCTGGTGGCCGGCGGGGGCGGGGTCCCGCCGTCGTCGCCGTCCGCGTACGCCGAGGTGGAACCGATCAGCGGCGCCGCCGCGATGATGCAGAACGCGAGCAACGGGCCACCGATTTTGGCCAGCTTCTTGGGCAAGGACATGACAAATCCTCCTTGGGAAAGGGTTTTTGATCCGGGTTTCGCGGAATTTCCGCGCCCTGCGATCAGGATTCGTCACGCACCCAATTCACGACAAGGAGTTAACTGTTGACTACCGAAACAGGAAACAGGAAACAGGCGCTGTCGTCAGGCCCGGAAACGGGCGACGATGGCCGCTCCGGCCAGCAATAAGACGCTCGCCACGGCGAGCGTGACCGCGGTCGTCGTCACGTTCAGCAGGGAGCCGAGAATCGCCACTCCCAGGACCGCGCCCGTTTGCCGGGACGCGTTCAACGCGCCGCCGGCGATGCCCGCCAGGTCCCGCGGGACCGAGCCGATCGTCGCCGTCAGCAGGGACGGGATGGCCAGCGAGACGCCGAAGCCCAGCAGGGCCAATGCGACCACCGAGAGTGCCGCGGAGGTGGCGAATGCCTGGAGCAGCGTCCCTGAAGACATCAGGAGGAAGCCCGCCGTCGCCGGGACCCGGGGGCCGATCCGGGCGACCAGGCGGCCGGTGAAGATGGGGTTGAACGCCGTCGGGACGGTCAGCGGCAGGAAGGCCAAGCCGGTCAGTGCCGGCGGGTAATGGCGGACCTCCTGGAAGTACAGCGACAAAACGAAAAGGACGCCGGAGAGTCCGAAATTCACTATCGCGCCCGCCGCCAGGCCCCAGGGGAATATCCGGTCCCGGAAGAGCCGCGCCGGAAGCATTGCGTCCGGACGGTGTTGGGAAATCACGAATGTCGCCGCCGCCAAGACCGTGATTCCGAGGGCGACGAGAACCGACGGTGAGGCCCAGCCGGAAGCGCTTTCGATCAAGGCGTACGTCAGCGCCGACAACGCGACGACCGTCGTCGTCTGGCCGAGCCGGTCGGTGCGGCCCGGTTTGGGCGGGGTGGTCGGCGCGCGGCGGGACAGGATCAGGGCCAGCAACGCCACCGGGACGTTCACCACGAAGATCGCCCGCCAGCCGAACGCCTCGGTCAGCACGCCGCCCAGCAGCGGGCCCGCCACCAGACCGGTTCCGCTCAGCGCCGCCCAGACGCCCATGGCTTTCGCGCGGGCCGCCGGAACCGGGTACGTCGCCGCGATGAGCGACAGGGAACTGGGAACCAGCAGGGCGCCGGCGACGCCCGAGAGGGCCCGGAGCGCGATCAGGACCGGGACCGACGGCGACAGCGCGGAGAGCAGCGAGAGCGCGGCGAATGCGAGCAGGCCGGTGCAGAAGATCCGCCGGGCGCCATGGCGGTCGGACCAGGCTCCCGCGGTCAGGAGGAACGCCGCGAACGTCAGCGTGTAGCCGTTCGAGATCCACTGCTGGCCGGACAAGGACGGGGAGAGGGCCGGAAGCGCGACCGTGACGATCGTGGTGTCCAGCATGACCAGGAAGTAGCCCAGCGAGAGGCCGGTGAGGAGTCTTGGCACG is a window from the Amycolatopsis sp. NBC_00355 genome containing:
- a CDS encoding MFS transporter is translated as MPRLLTGLSLGYFLVMLDTTIVTVALPALSPSLSGQQWISNGYTLTFAAFLLTAGAWSDRHGARRIFCTGLLAFAALSLLSALSPSVPVLIALRALSGVAGALLVPSSLSLIAATYPVPAARAKAMGVWAALSGTGLVAGPLLGGVLTEAFGWRAIFVVNVPVALLALILSRRAPTTPPKPGRTDRLGQTTTVVALSALTYALIESASGWASPSVLVALGITVLAAATFVISQHRPDAMLPARLFRDRIFPWGLAAGAIVNFGLSGVLFVLSLYFQEVRHYPPALTGLAFLPLTVPTAFNPIFTGRLVARIGPRVPATAGFLLMSSGTLLQAFATSAALSVVALALLGFGVSLAIPSLLTATIGSVPRDLAGIAGGALNASRQTGAVLGVAILGSLLNVTTTAVTLAVASVLLLAGAAIVARFRA